A genomic region of Leptotrichia hofstadii contains the following coding sequences:
- the purD gene encoding phosphoribosylamine--glycine ligase, which translates to MKILIVGAGGREHAIAWKLSQNEKVEKIFIAPGNACVEMLPNAESVNLGSIDEYISFAKDNNVELTVVGSEELLVQGIVDEFHKNGLKIFGPDKKAAILEGSKAYSKDFMKKYGIKTAVYEIFDNSEKAKEFLNNWKDFPVVIKASGLAAGKGVIIAQNLDEAIKAVEDIMVDEKFGNAGNQVVIEEFLDGVEASILSFTDSKVIVPLLSAKDHKKIGEDETGLNTGGMGVISPNPFVTDEIFEKFKSDIMEPTLKGMQSEGMDFAGVIFFGLMITKKGVYLLEYNMRMGDPETQAVLPLLENDLLELIEKSFGKKLSEVKVNWKPLHSCCVVAASGGYPESYRKGDEIAGVLDFKETVDNKVFICGAKVEDGKLLTNGGRVLNAVALGNTLEEAQKKAYELLKTINFEGMYFRKDIGGRF; encoded by the coding sequence ATGAAAATATTGATTGTAGGTGCTGGTGGAAGAGAGCATGCGATTGCTTGGAAACTTTCTCAAAATGAAAAGGTGGAGAAAATTTTTATAGCTCCAGGAAATGCCTGTGTGGAAATGCTGCCAAATGCAGAAAGTGTGAATTTAGGATCAATTGATGAGTATATTTCGTTTGCTAAGGATAATAATGTTGAATTGACAGTTGTGGGAAGCGAGGAATTGCTTGTTCAGGGAATTGTGGATGAATTTCATAAAAATGGACTGAAAATCTTTGGGCCTGATAAAAAGGCCGCGATTCTTGAGGGAAGTAAGGCATATTCTAAGGATTTTATGAAAAAATATGGAATAAAGACAGCAGTTTATGAAATTTTCGATAATTCTGAAAAAGCTAAGGAATTTTTGAATAACTGGAAAGATTTTCCTGTGGTTATAAAGGCTAGCGGGCTTGCAGCTGGAAAAGGTGTTATTATTGCTCAAAATTTAGATGAAGCTATTAAGGCTGTGGAAGATATAATGGTTGATGAGAAATTTGGAAATGCCGGAAATCAGGTTGTAATTGAAGAATTTCTGGATGGAGTAGAGGCTTCAATTTTATCCTTTACAGACAGTAAAGTAATTGTACCGTTATTGTCAGCAAAGGATCATAAAAAGATAGGGGAAGATGAAACTGGATTAAATACAGGAGGAATGGGTGTTATCAGTCCAAATCCTTTTGTTACGGATGAAATTTTTGAAAAATTTAAGTCAGATATAATGGAGCCGACTTTGAAGGGAATGCAGTCTGAAGGAATGGATTTTGCGGGAGTGATTTTCTTTGGGCTTATGATTACGAAAAAAGGCGTTTATCTGCTTGAATACAATATGAGAATGGGAGATCCGGAAACTCAGGCGGTATTGCCGCTTCTGGAAAATGACTTGCTAGAGTTAATAGAAAAATCCTTTGGTAAAAAATTATCGGAAGTTAAAGTCAATTGGAAACCGCTACATTCGTGCTGTGTAGTAGCCGCTTCTGGAGGTTATCCAGAAAGTTACAGAAAAGGCGATGAAATTGCTGGAGTACTTGACTTTAAAGAAACTGTTGACAACAAAGTGTTTATCTGTGGAGCAAAAGTTGAAGACGGAAAACTGTTGACAAATGGTGGAAGAGTGCTAAATGCTGTAGCTTTGGGAAATACATTGGAAGAAGCACAGAAAAAGGCGTATGAACTTTTGAAAACTATAAATTTTGAAGGAATGTATTTTAGAAAAGATATTGGCGGAAGATTTTAG
- the mltG gene encoding endolytic transglycosylase MltG, whose product MKNTLRAIYIGIFLILFMCLTLFYNFFVAKKEYSNVNINIKKGTTFPQIYKELKLNYGIVDRAYLKLNGGNMKLKVGTYKFNGKFSKYEIIKKIKSSETNGVRLTIPEGFTSKQVFARMEALELGTKEEIDKVLSEVDFPYPHENNNFEGYFYPETYIFPENVTTKQVIQTILAEFLKKFPPEKYPDKQKFYDNLKMASIVEAEVPDAADKPKVAGIFLKRLEIDMKLESDATLKYELGRQASRNELKSQNTPYNSYKVKGLPPTPIGNPPIETFKAVLNAEKTDNLFFFTYKGKTYYSKTHEEHLKKRRESGQLK is encoded by the coding sequence ATGAAAAATACATTAAGAGCTATTTACATTGGGATATTTTTAATATTATTTATGTGTCTGACACTTTTTTATAACTTTTTTGTTGCAAAAAAAGAATACAGTAACGTCAACATAAATATAAAAAAAGGGACTACATTTCCACAAATTTACAAGGAACTGAAATTGAATTACGGAATTGTTGACAGAGCCTATTTGAAGCTGAATGGCGGAAATATGAAGTTAAAAGTGGGAACTTATAAATTTAATGGAAAATTTTCAAAATATGAAATTATAAAAAAAATTAAGAGCAGCGAAACTAACGGAGTCCGGCTGACAATACCTGAAGGATTTACTTCAAAACAGGTATTTGCACGGATGGAAGCTCTTGAACTGGGAACTAAGGAAGAAATAGACAAGGTTCTTAGTGAAGTGGATTTTCCATATCCGCATGAAAATAATAATTTTGAAGGATATTTTTACCCTGAAACTTACATTTTTCCTGAAAATGTTACGACAAAACAGGTTATTCAGACTATTCTGGCTGAATTTCTAAAAAAATTCCCGCCTGAAAAGTACCCTGACAAACAGAAATTTTACGACAATTTGAAAATGGCTTCAATCGTGGAGGCGGAAGTGCCTGATGCTGCAGATAAGCCAAAAGTTGCGGGAATATTCTTAAAAAGACTGGAAATTGATATGAAGCTGGAATCAGACGCGACTTTAAAATATGAATTAGGAAGACAGGCTTCCAGAAATGAATTGAAATCGCAAAATACCCCATACAATTCATACAAGGTAAAAGGATTGCCTCCGACACCAATTGGAAATCCTCCAATAGAGACTTTTAAAGCAGTTTTAAACGCTGAAAAGACAGATAACCTGTTTTTCTTTACATATAAAGGGAAAACATATTATTCCAAAACACATGAGGAACACCTGAAAAAACGTCGTGAAAGCGGTCAGTTAAAATAA